A window of the Juglans microcarpa x Juglans regia isolate MS1-56 chromosome 5D, Jm3101_v1.0, whole genome shotgun sequence genome harbors these coding sequences:
- the LOC121265004 gene encoding LOW QUALITY PROTEIN: berberine bridge enzyme-like 18 (The sequence of the model RefSeq protein was modified relative to this genomic sequence to represent the inferred CDS: substituted 1 base at 1 genomic stop codon) yields the protein MEPVSSSVLIPFVITLLFSFLWATSAHTHEDFLQCLTLHAGNSTSSISQVIYTPFNSSYSSVLEFSIRNPRFSTPATPKPLVIITPLHVSQIQATIKCSQKHGMQIRVRSGGHDYEGLSYVSYVPFVIIDLINLHSINVDVENGTAWVEAGAIIGEVYYRIAEKSRNFGFPAGVCPTVGVGGHFSGGGYGTMLRKYGLAADNIVDAQMIDVKGRILDRESMGEDLFWAIRGSGGASFGVIVAWKIKLVHVPSTVTVFTVNRNLEQNATKLVHRWQYVADKLDEDLFIRVILSAANSSQEGRRTIQASFNSLYLGGIDNLLSLMQESFPELGLVREDCTEKSWIESTLYFAGFPSGESLDVLLSRTPLTRPTFFKAKSDYVMEPIPEVGLKGIWERFYQKEAEEAXLILSPYGGIMSEISEFAIPFPHRAGNIYKIQHLVYWEEEGIAASERHISWIRRLYSYMAAYVSKSPRAAYINYRDLDIGANSKEGHTSYRRASIWGTKYFKSNFNRFVRVKTMVDPNDFFRNEQSILALSSW from the coding sequence atggAGCCCGTTAGCTCTTCGGTGCTTATTCCATTTGTTATTACacttcttttctcatttttatggGCAACTTCGGCTCACACTCATGAAGACTTCCTTCAATGCCTGACCCTTCATGCTGGAAACTCCACCTCCTCAATTTCTCAAGTCATTTACACCCCGTTCAATTCCTCATATTCATCTGTATTGGAATTCTCCATACGAAATCCTAGATTCTCAACACCTGCCACCCCGAAACCTCTAGTCATTATTACGCCATTGCATGTCTCCCAAATTCAAGCAACCATTAAGTGTTCCCAAAAACATGGCATGCAAATAAGAGTTAGAAGCGGTGGTCATGATTATGAGGGTCTTTCTTATGTTTCTTATGTTCCATTTGTCATAATCGATCTGATAAATCTTCATTCAATCAATGTTGATGTAGAAAATGGAACTGCATGGGTTGAAGCCGGTGCCATTATCGGTGAAGTATACTATAGGATTGCCGAGAAAAGTAGAAACTTTGGCTTTCCGGCGGGAGTTTGCCCGACAGTGGGTGTTGGTGGACACTTCAGTGGGGGAGGGTACGGCACCATGTTGCGCAAATATGGCCTTGCTGCAGATAATATTGTTGACGCCCAAATGATTGATGTTAAGGGCAGAATCCTTGACAGAGAATCCATGGGAGAAGATCTATTTTGGGCCATTCGAGGAAGTGGAGGGGCCAGCTTTGGAGTCATTGTTGCGTGGAAAATCAAGCTGGTTCATGTTCCATCAACTGTGACTGTATTCACAGTTAATAGGAACTTGGAACAAAATGCAACCAAGCTTGTTCATCGGTGGCAATATGTTGCAGACAAGCTTGATGAAGACCTATTCATTCGTGTCATCTTAAGTGCTGCCAATTCTAGCCAAGAAGGGAGGAGAACAATACAAGCTTCATTTAATTCCTTGTATCTGGGAGGGATAGATAATCTCCTTTCATTGATGCAAGAGAGCTTCCCTGAATTGGGTTTGGTAAGAGAAGATTGCACTGAAAAGAGCTGGATTGAATCTACCCTCTACTTCGCCGGGTTTCCAAGTGGGGAATCCTTGGATGTATTGCTAAGCAGGACTCCTCTAACAAGAccaacttttttcaaagcaaaatcTGACTATGTGATGGAACCTATTCCAGAAGTTGGTTTGAAAGGGATTTGGGAGAGATTTTACCAAAAAGAGGCCGAGGAAGCATAATTGATCCTGAGTCCGTATGGGGGAATAATGAGTGAAATCTCAGAATTTGCAATTCCTTTCCCACATAGAGCTGGTAACATCTACAAAATCCAACACTTGGTGTattgggaagaagaaggaattgCGGCATCTGAGAGACATATAAGTTGGATCAGAAGGCTTTACAGTTACATGGCTGCCTATGTTTCAAAATCTCCAAGAGCTGCATACATAAATTATAGGGACCTTGACATAGGAGCAAATAGTAAGGAAGGCCACACAAGCTATAGACGGGCAAGTATATGGGGTACTAAATATTTCAAGAGCAACTTTAACAGGTTCGTTCGTGTGAAGACCATGGTCGATCCCAATGATTTCTTCAGGAATGAACAAAGCATCCTGGCTCTTTCATCCTGGTGA